From a region of the Nonlabens sp. Hel1_33_55 genome:
- a CDS encoding bifunctional 5,10-methylenetetrahydrofolate dehydrogenase/5,10-methenyltetrahydrofolate cyclohydrolase gives MTILDGKKTSNDIKNEIKDIVDEMKSNGEKVPHLAAVIVGNDGASLTYVGSKVRACERVGFESTMVRMPATTSETELLKEIKKLNNNPDIDGFIVQLPLPKQIDTQKVLMAVDPDKDVDGFHPTNFGRMALDMSTFIPATPFGILELLDRYEVQTSGKHTVVIGRSHIVGRPMSILMGRKGFPGNSTVTLTHSRTKNITQITSQADIIITALGVPGFLKAEMVKDGAVIIDVGITRVPDESRERGYYITGDVDYENVSKKASHITPVPGGVGPMTIAMLLKNTLLARERHREASSK, from the coding sequence ATGACCATACTAGACGGCAAAAAGACCAGCAACGATATAAAAAATGAGATTAAGGATATTGTCGATGAGATGAAATCCAATGGCGAGAAAGTACCACATCTGGCAGCTGTGATTGTTGGTAATGATGGTGCAAGTTTGACTTATGTAGGATCAAAAGTTCGTGCCTGTGAGCGTGTAGGTTTTGAAAGTACGATGGTGCGCATGCCAGCTACTACCAGTGAAACGGAACTATTGAAGGAAATCAAGAAGCTTAATAATAATCCAGATATCGATGGTTTTATCGTTCAGCTACCGTTGCCTAAACAAATTGATACCCAAAAGGTATTGATGGCAGTGGATCCAGATAAGGATGTAGATGGTTTTCACCCAACGAATTTTGGTCGTATGGCGCTGGACATGAGTACGTTTATTCCTGCGACTCCATTTGGTATTCTGGAATTACTAGATCGGTATGAGGTACAAACCTCTGGTAAGCATACTGTTGTCATTGGTAGGTCACACATTGTGGGTCGACCTATGAGTATCTTGATGGGTAGAAAGGGATTTCCGGGAAATTCTACGGTTACCTTGACTCACAGTCGTACTAAAAATATTACCCAAATCACATCTCAAGCAGATATTATCATCACCGCGCTGGGCGTTCCAGGCTTCTTGAAAGCCGAAATGGTTAAAGATGGTGCTGTAATTATTGACGTTGGAATCACACGCGTTCCAGATGAATCACGCGAGCGTGGTTATTACATTACCGGTGATGTAGATTATGAAAACGTTTCAAAAAAGGCTAGTCATATCACACCAGTTCCAGGCGGTGTAGGTCCTATGACCATCGCGATGCTGCTTAAGAACACACTTTTAGCTAGAGAACGTCACAGAGAAGCCAGTAGCAAATAG
- a CDS encoding four helix bundle protein — MAHYKSFEDLEIWQRARIICNEIYDLYLSSDLQKDYGLWNQINKSSGSIMDNIAEGFERDGNREFIQFLSIAKASCGESKSQLYRCLDRKYLEPEKFGSIAKQMNECQAQIAGFMKYLKNSDRKGNKYD; from the coding sequence ATGGCTCATTACAAATCTTTTGAAGACTTGGAAATTTGGCAACGTGCCAGAATTATCTGTAATGAGATATACGATTTGTATTTATCAAGTGATTTGCAAAAAGATTATGGTCTTTGGAACCAGATCAATAAGTCCTCAGGTTCAATTATGGATAATATCGCAGAGGGATTTGAAAGAGATGGTAATCGAGAATTTATTCAGTTTCTTAGTATAGCAAAAGCAAGTTGTGGGGAATCAAAATCTCAATTATATAGATGCTTAGATAGAAAATATTTAGAGCCAGAAAAATTTGGCAGCATCGCCAAACAAATGAATGAATGCCAAGCCCAAATTGCAGGATTCATGAAGTACTTGAAAAATAGTGACCGTAAAGGAAATAAATACGATTGA
- the ffh gene encoding signal recognition particle protein produces the protein MFDNLTDKLDKAMHVLKGHGSITEVNVADTLKEIRRALVDADVNYKIAKEFTSTAKEKALGQGVLTTLKPGQLLTKIVKDELTELMGGSVEGINLSGNPTVILMSGLQGSGKTTFSGKLANYLKTKKNKKPLLVACDIYRPAAIDQLHVVGEQIGVEVFSNRDEKDPVKISEAAIAYAKQNGFNAVIIDTAGRLAIDEQMMKEIADVHAAVKPHETLFVVDSMTGQDAVNTAKAFNKRLNFDGVVLTKLDGDTRGGAALSIKSVVDKPIKFIGTGEKMEAIDVFYPERMADRILGMGDVVSLVERAQEQFDEEEARKLSKKIAKNQFGFDDFLSQIQQIKKMGNMKDLMGMIPGAGKMLKDVDIDDDAFKGIEAIIHSMTVQERTQPQVINGSRKKRIAKGSGTTVTEVNQLLKQFDQMSKMMKMMQGGKGKAMMQAMSKMR, from the coding sequence ATGTTTGATAATTTAACGGATAAGCTGGACAAAGCGATGCACGTCCTCAAGGGACACGGCAGCATCACTGAGGTTAACGTAGCAGATACACTTAAGGAAATACGTCGCGCACTTGTCGATGCAGATGTGAACTATAAAATTGCCAAAGAGTTTACCTCAACGGCAAAAGAAAAGGCGCTGGGGCAAGGCGTACTTACCACATTAAAGCCAGGTCAGCTCTTGACAAAAATCGTCAAGGATGAACTGACGGAACTCATGGGTGGATCTGTTGAAGGAATCAACTTATCTGGTAACCCTACGGTTATTCTTATGTCTGGTCTGCAGGGATCTGGTAAAACAACCTTTTCTGGAAAACTGGCCAACTATCTTAAGACCAAAAAGAACAAAAAACCGCTTCTCGTAGCTTGTGATATCTATCGTCCAGCAGCGATTGACCAGCTGCATGTAGTAGGTGAGCAAATAGGTGTCGAGGTATTTTCAAATCGCGATGAAAAAGATCCTGTAAAGATCTCAGAAGCTGCGATTGCCTATGCAAAACAAAACGGCTTCAATGCTGTAATTATAGATACTGCCGGTCGTCTTGCGATTGATGAGCAAATGATGAAAGAGATTGCAGATGTTCATGCTGCGGTCAAACCTCACGAGACGTTATTTGTTGTGGATTCCATGACGGGTCAGGATGCCGTGAATACTGCAAAGGCTTTTAATAAGCGCCTTAATTTTGATGGTGTTGTTCTAACAAAACTAGATGGTGATACTCGCGGTGGTGCCGCTTTATCAATTAAGTCAGTAGTTGATAAGCCTATCAAATTTATCGGTACTGGTGAGAAAATGGAGGCGATCGATGTGTTCTACCCAGAACGTATGGCAGATCGTATTTTGGGAATGGGTGATGTCGTGTCTCTTGTGGAACGTGCTCAGGAACAATTTGACGAAGAGGAAGCCCGTAAACTGAGTAAGAAAATTGCCAAGAATCAATTCGGTTTTGATGATTTCCTTTCTCAGATCCAGCAGATCAAGAAAATGGGTAACATGAAGGATCTCATGGGAATGATTCCAGGTGCCGGTAAAATGTTGAAAGATGTGGATATTGATGATGACGCCTTCAAAGGAATTGAGGCCATCATCCATTCCATGACGGTTCAAGAAAGAACGCAACCACAAGTTATCAATGGATCTCGTAAAAAAAGAATCGCAAAAGGTAGCGGTACTACAGTAACGGAAGTCAACCAACTTTTGAAACAATTTGACCAAATGAGCAAGATGATGAAGATGATGCAAGGAGGAAAAGGGAAAGCGATGATGCAGGCCATGAGTAAAATGAGATAG
- a CDS encoding bacteriorhodopsin-like, with amino-acid sequence MNNLLLNVEVVRLAADDYVGFTFFVGCMAMMAASAFFFLSMSSFDRKWRTSILVSGLITFIAAVHYWYMRDYWSGFGESPVFFRYVDWVLTVPLMCVEFYLILRVAGAKKSLMWRLIFFSVVMLVTGYAGEAVDRDNAWLWGLISGIAYVVIVYEIWFGTAKKLAKSAGGAVLSAHKTLCWFVLVGWAIYPIGYMAGTPGWYEGIFGGWDLNVIYNIGDAINKIGFGLVVYNLAVIAMNKKEGIES; translated from the coding sequence ATGAATAATTTATTATTAAATGTCGAGGTAGTCAGACTGGCTGCTGACGATTACGTAGGTTTTACATTCTTTGTAGGATGTATGGCAATGATGGCTGCAAGTGCCTTCTTCTTCTTATCCATGAGTAGTTTTGATAGGAAGTGGCGCACTTCAATTTTGGTCTCTGGACTCATTACATTTATTGCTGCTGTGCATTACTGGTACATGCGAGATTATTGGTCTGGATTTGGTGAATCGCCTGTTTTCTTTAGGTATGTTGACTGGGTGCTTACCGTACCTCTTATGTGTGTAGAGTTCTATCTCATCCTTAGAGTAGCAGGAGCTAAAAAATCACTTATGTGGAGATTGATTTTCTTTTCGGTAGTTATGCTTGTTACTGGATATGCTGGTGAAGCTGTTGATCGCGATAATGCATGGTTATGGGGTCTTATTTCAGGTATCGCCTACGTTGTTATTGTTTATGAAATTTGGTTTGGTACGGCAAAAAAACTAGCAAAGTCTGCTGGTGGCGCCGTGTTATCTGCTCACAAAACGTTATGTTGGTTTGTCCTTGTGGGATGGGCGATTTACCCTATAGGTTATATGGCGGGAACCCCAGGATGGTATGAAGGTATTTTTGGAGGATGGGACCTAAACGTGATCTATAACATAGGAGACGCGATAAATAAGATAGGCTTTGGCCTTGTGGTCTATAATCTTGCAGTTATAGCTATGAATAAAAAGGAAGGTATAGAATCCTAA
- a CDS encoding PH domain-containing protein, translated as MSFIDKMLGNAGEVSNEELLNEYGHLLIENEAVEMGFVLFRDVFLFTTKRLILIDKQGLTGKKMDMKSMPYKSISRFSLETAGTFDRDAELKIWISSENLPSVSKKFSKAVDVYKVQRLLASKTC; from the coding sequence ATGAGTTTTATAGATAAAATGCTGGGAAATGCCGGCGAGGTTTCCAATGAAGAGTTGTTGAATGAGTACGGTCATCTTCTAATTGAAAATGAAGCCGTTGAGATGGGTTTTGTTCTGTTTAGGGATGTATTCTTGTTTACCACAAAGCGTTTGATTCTTATAGACAAACAAGGCTTGACAGGTAAGAAAATGGATATGAAATCTATGCCTTATAAAAGCATTTCCAGATTTTCATTGGAGACCGCAGGAACCTTTGATCGTGATGCCGAACTCAAGATCTGGATTTCCAGCGAGAACCTACCCAGCGTAAGTAAGAAGTTCTCCAAAGCCGTGGACGTCTACAAGGTACAGCGATTGCTGGCAAGCAAGACTTGTTGA
- a CDS encoding peptidylprolyl isomerase: protein MSQVQANDTVKVHYTGKLKNDGRVFDTSENREPLEAKLGQNQLIPGFEKGLTGMKVNEKKTIEIPMEEAYGDVQKELFQKVERNQLPEDIKPEVGMGLMAKNPDGTERQLRVADVKDEFIIVDANHPLAGQDLVFDLEVVGIN from the coding sequence ATGAGTCAAGTGCAAGCAAACGATACAGTTAAAGTTCATTACACAGGTAAACTAAAAAACGATGGTCGTGTCTTTGATACATCAGAAAATAGAGAGCCATTAGAAGCAAAATTAGGCCAGAACCAATTGATTCCGGGATTTGAGAAAGGATTGACTGGTATGAAAGTCAACGAAAAAAAAACCATAGAGATTCCTATGGAAGAAGCCTACGGTGATGTGCAGAAAGAATTATTTCAAAAAGTAGAACGCAATCAATTGCCAGAAGATATCAAACCAGAAGTAGGTATGGGATTGATGGCAAAAAATCCTGACGGAACTGAGCGCCAGTTGCGCGTTGCAGACGTTAAGGATGAGTTCATCATCGTTGATGCAAACCATCCACTAGCTGGACAGGATCTCGTTTTTGATCTTGAGGTTGTTGGGATCAACTAG